One Rosa chinensis cultivar Old Blush chromosome 3, RchiOBHm-V2, whole genome shotgun sequence DNA window includes the following coding sequences:
- the LOC112191623 gene encoding glycosyltransferase BC10, whose translation MMAAILCSSSSASEQHHRAFQFNYVLHFLFFVIGLSLGILATLYFQSYSLVTFQASLNSINNFINTPLKPSPPSQPPPPPKLPPTPPPPPPPPPPLLVLSFSTINATSSSVLVNYSSSLSTSVSLKEQKLLVHNMSDEELLWRASMAPQVDSPYNCVPKVAFMFLTKGPLPLAPLWDKFFEGHEGLYSIYVHAHPSFNESQPQTSVFHGRRINSQAVYWGTSSMLDAERRLLANALLDLSNQRFVLLSESCIPLFNFTTTYDYLVNSNKSFLSVFDDPRKPGRGRYNPQMWPQINITDWRKGSQWFEVHRDLAIHIVSDQKYYPIFQQYCHPPCYIDEHYIPTLVNMLYADLNSERSITWVDWSRGGPHPGKFGWPDITDEFLNGIRFGSQCKYNGNTTSLCFLFGRKFLPNALEPLLRVAPLLLGFDP comes from the exons ATGATGGCAGCGATATTGTGCAGCAGCAGCAGTGCTAGTGAGCAACATCATCGGGCGTTTCAATTCAATTACGTCCTGCATTTCCTCTTCTTTGTTATTGGTTTGTCACTCGGCATCCTGGCTACCTTATATTTCCAGAGTTACTCATTAGTCACTTTTCAAGCATCTCTCAACTCcattaataattttattaacacTCCGCTAAAACCATCACCCCCATCACAACCTCCGCCTCCACCGAAATTACCACCTACTCCTCCACctccaccgccaccgccaccgccgcTTCTGGTACTGTCTTTCTCAACAATTAATGCAACATCATCATCAGTGTTAGTTAATTACAGTAGCAGTCTCAGCACTAGTGTTTCTTTGAAAGAACAAAAGCTGTTAGTACACAACATGAGCGACGAGGAGTTACTTTGGAGAGCATCCATGGCCCCTCAAGTTGATTCGCCTTATAACTGTGTTCCGAAAGTGGCTTTCATGTTCTTGACAAAAGGGCCTCTACCTTTGGCTCCCTTATGGGACAAATTTTTTGAGGGACACGAGGGTCTATACTCTATCTATGTGCATGCGCACCCTTCTTTTAATGAATCGCAGCCTCAAACTTCTGTCTTCCATGGTCGAAGAATTAATAGCCAG GCCGTTTACTGGGGAACTTCCTCAATGTTGGATGCAGAGCGACGGCTACTAGCAAATGCACTGCTTGACTTGTCAAATCAAAGATTTGTATTGCTTTCCGAATCGTGCATTCCCTTGTTTAACTTCACGACAACTTATGACTACCTTGTAAACTCAAATAAGAGCTTTCTAAGCGTATTCGATGACCCGAGGAAGCCTGGTCGAGGGCGCTACAACCCTCAAATGTGGCCCCAAATAAACATCACAGATTGGCGGAAAGGATCTCAATGGTTTGAAGTGCACCGAGACCTGGCCATCCACATTGTCTCCGATCAGAAATACTACCCCATCTTTCAACAATACTGCCACCCTCCTTGTTATATCGATGAGCATTATATTCCAACACTCGTCAACATGTTGTACGCTGATCTCAACTCTGAGAGGAGCATTACATGGGTGGATTGGTCAAGGGGTGGTCCTCATCCTGGGAAATTTGGATGGCCTGATATTACAGATGAGTTTTTGAATGGAATTCGGTTCGGATCGCAGTGCAAATACAACGGCAATACTACTTCATTATGTTTCTTATTTGGTAGGAAGTTTTTGCCTAATGCTCTGGAGCCTTTGTTACGAGTTGCTCCACTGCTGCTTGGCTTTGATCCCTAG